A window of Bradyrhizobium sp. AZCC 1719 genomic DNA:
CGGCTGGCGGCGCAGCTACGCCGCAAATATCCGACAGCCGACATCTCCGTGGTCAATGCCGGCAAGGGCGGCGAGGACGCGCCGGAAATGATGAAGCGGCTGCAGACCTCCGTGATCGACTTGCGTCCGGATCTGGTGATCTGGCAGGTCGGCACCAATGCGGTGCTGCGCAACCTCGATCCCGCCGAGACCGCCAAGCTCATCGACGAGGGCATCGCACGCATTCAGGCTGCGGGCTCCGACGTCGTGCTGATCGATCCGCAATATTCGCCGCGGGTCAACGAGCACGCCGAAAGCGCCGGCAAGATGATGAAGCTCTTGAACAAGACGGCCGAGCTTCGCAAGGTCGGCGTCTTCCCGCGCTTCGCGGTGATGAAGGACTGGCACGAGCGGCAGGCGATTCCGATCGAGAATTTCGTGATCGCCGACGGCCTGCACATGAGCGACTGGGGCTATGCCTGCTTCGCCCAACTGCTCGGCGACGACATCATCAAATCGGTCGGCCAGATCAAGCTCGGCGTCGCCGTGCCGTCGGACGTGCGAGCCTATCGGCCGATGTGACCTCTTACCCTCCCCTGGAGGGGGAGGGTCGA
This region includes:
- a CDS encoding SGNH/GDSL hydrolase family protein, with the translated sequence MSSHCPFRLSKLLTVFAAGLALLMAASVVSLHAQTASQQAGQQAALSDGAKAENNPEKKPAAESAPPQAAPAATGNPAAQKGVTGKAIDKVKEVAKSAGDIFSRVPCLPPKGASKSMGSLPRVANKLVAGQPVVIIAFGSSSTQGYGSSSPEFTYPNRLAAQLRRKYPTADISVVNAGKGGEDAPEMMKRLQTSVIDLRPDLVIWQVGTNAVLRNLDPAETAKLIDEGIARIQAAGSDVVLIDPQYSPRVNEHAESAGKMMKLLNKTAELRKVGVFPRFAVMKDWHERQAIPIENFVIADGLHMSDWGYACFAQLLGDDIIKSVGQIKLGVAVPSDVRAYRPM